A stretch of Oryza brachyantha chromosome 4, ObraRS2, whole genome shotgun sequence DNA encodes these proteins:
- the LOC107303979 gene encoding probable carbohydrate esterase At4g34215 produces the protein MIMKPARQPLRLLLAAVAAAAMLSFLLLVAPPDALSPFSLFPSSPYSHRPKLLFLLAGQSNMAGRGDLLHPLPAPYLPHPRLLRLSASRRWVAAAPPLHADIDTHKTCGLGPAMPFAHRLLAAADGEGVVLGLVPCAVGGTRIWMWARGQPLYEAAVARTRAAVADGGGTLAAVLWFQGESDTIELDDAQSYGGKMERLVADLRADLELPNLLVIQVGLASGEGNYTDIVREAQKNINLPNVLLVDAMGLPLRDDQLHLSTEAQLRLGSMLAEAYLEFNSSRGSML, from the exons ATGATTATGAAGCCGGCGCGGCAgccgctgcggctgctgctcgccgccgtcgccgccgcggcgatgctctccttcctcctcctcgtcgccccGCCGGACGCGCTCTCCCCGTTCTCCCTCTTCCCCTCCTCGCCCTATTCCCACCGCCCCaagctcctcttcctcctcgccggccagTCCAACAtggccggccgcggcgaccTCCTCCACCCGCTCCCCGCCCCCTACCTCCCCCAcccgcgcctcctccgcctctccgcctcccgccgctgggtcgctgccgcgccgccgctccacgCCGACATCGACACCCACAAGACGTGCGGCCTCGGCCCGGCCATGCCCTTCGCgcaccgcctcctcgccgccgccgacggggaGGGCGTTGTGCTCGGCCTGGTGCCCTGCGCGGTCGGCGGCACCAGGATCTGGATGTGGGCCAGGGGGCAGCCGCTCTAcgaggccgccgtcgcccggacgcgcgccgcggtggccgacggcggcgggacgCTCGCCGCTGTGCTGTGGTTCCAGGGGGAGAGCGACACCATCGAGTTGGACGACGCGCAGTCCTACGGCGGCAAGATggagcgcctcgtcgccgatcTCAGGGCCGATCTCGAATTGCCCAATCTGCTCGTCATCCAG GTTGGTCTTGCATCAGGTGAGGGAAATTACACTGACATTGTGAGAGAAGCTCAGAAAAATATCAACCTTCCTAATGTCCTTCTTGTCGATGCTATGGGTTTACCACTCAGAGATGATCAGTTACACCTCTCCACAGAAGCTCAACTCCGGCTTGGTAGCATGCTGGCCGAAGCTTATTTAGAATTTAACTCATCTAGAGGTTCCATGCTATAG
- the LOC102718450 gene encoding pentatricopeptide repeat-containing protein At5g08510-like → MHPLTLSTALLRLVKSLSPAVPGAHLSASSIHCLLLKAGLLHVGAHLPTALLSVYGVLGCPDHARKLFDEMPRPGLVPRTAMARAHVASGQAAQAITLFGDMVADGVFPDNIAVAVMLGACHGATTRRNPGKMIHALIFTSGIVPDVFVSTELIRVYGECGELAVSRRVFDDMPSRTNISWNAMLHQYARHGSADTAYDLFLAMPRRDVVSWNTVMAGYCAAGRCREALGLFRQMVSPSSCPVHPNVPTISTILGACADAGCLETGIWLHAYIERNSMNDDGCLDRCLIDMYCKCGSIENALQVFEKAPRKRDLFSWTTVICGLAMNGRASDALRMFGMMQDNGICPDDVTLVGVLNACAHGGLVDEGLGYFYSMEAKFRITPKIEHYGCMIDLLGRVGRLQEAYSMIRTMPMDPNTVIWGAFLSACKVHGNLELGKIAAEEITRLDPDDPWGRVMLSSMYAKAQDWTALARERREMNSLQMKKTPGCSLIELKGEVHEFVAGGSQHPQHAEICSVLQDVEAQTNGG, encoded by the coding sequence ATGCATCCCCTCACCCTCTccaccgccctcctccgcctcgtcaAGTCGCTCTCGCCGGCGGTGCCTGGGGCACACCTGTCGGCGTCGTCCATCCACTGCCTCCTCCTCAAGGCCGGCCTCCTCCACGTCGGCGCGCACCTCCCGACGGCGCTCCTCTCCGTGTACGGCGTGCTCGGCTGCCCAGACCACGCGCGCAAgctgttcgacgaaatgcccCGACCGGGCCTTGTCCCGCGAACTGCCATGGCCCGGGCGCACGTGGCGTCCGGGCAGGCGGCTCAAGCGATCACCTTGTTCGGGGACATGGTTGCGGATGGTGTCTTCCCAGATAATATTGCCGTGGCGGTCATGCTTGGGGCATGCCATGGCGCTACGACTAGGAGGAATCCTGGCAAGATGATCCATGCTCTCATCTTTACCAGTGGCATTGTGCCAGACGTGTTTGTCTCCACCGAGCTGATAAGGGTCTATGGGGAGTGCGGCGAGCTGGCGGTTTCTAGGAGAGTGTTCGATGACATGCCGTCGAGGACCAACATCAGTTGGAACGCCATGTTGCATCAGTATGCCAGGCATGGGAGTGCTGACACAGCTTATGATCTGTTCCTCGCAATGCCAAGGAGAGATGTGGTGTCCTGGAACACGGTGATGGCCGGCTACTGTGCTGCGGGTCGGTGCAGGGAGGCACTTGGGTTGTTCCGTCAGATGGTCTCACCATCATCATGTCCAGTGCATCCTAATGTGCCTACAATCAGCACTATCCTTGGTGCGTGTGCCGACGCAGGTTGTTTGGAAACCGGGATTTGGCTTCATGCATATATTGAGAGGAACAGTATGAATGATGATGGATGTCTGGATCGGTGCCTGATAGACATGTATTGCAAATGTGGAAGCATCGAGAATGCCTTACAGGTGTTTGAGAAGGCACCTAGGAAGAGGGACCTATTCTCATGGACAACGGTCATCTGTGGGCTTGCGATGAACGGACGGGCCTCTGATGCTTTGAGGATGTTTGGCATGATGCAAGATAACGGTATATGCCCGGATGATGTCACGCTTGTTGGGGTCCTAAATGCTTGTGCACATGGAGGTTTAGTAGATGAAGGTCTTGGCTACTTCTACTCCATGGAGGCAAAATTCAGAATCACACCCAAGATTGAGCACTACGGTTGTATGATTGATCTTCTTGGACGTGTTGGGCGACTGCAGGAAGCATATAGCATGATAAGAACAATGCCAATGGATCCTAACACAGTAATATGGGGTGCATTCTTGAGCGCATGCAAAGTTCATGGCAACTTGGAACTCGGCAAAATTGCGGCAGAAGAGATCACTAGGTTGGATCCGGATGACCCTTGGGGAAGAGTGATGCTGTCCAGCATGTACGCGAAAGCGCAAGATTGGACTGCTCTTGctcgggagaggagggagatgaaCAGCTTGCAGATGAAGAAGACTCCTGGGTGCAGCTTGATTGAACTCAAAGGTGAGGTCCATGAGTTTGTCGCTGGTGGGAGTCAGCATCCTCAACATGCTGAGATTTGCAGTGTACTGCAAGATGTTGAAGCTCAAACAAATGGAGGTTGA
- the LOC102718733 gene encoding E3 SUMO-protein ligase RanBP2 — protein MAGGGGAGSSTGGGGGGGGGREGDWDCGGCGNRNYAFRSLCNRCKQPRLLVDPNTPPDSKWLPRAGDWICTGCSNNNYASRKNCKKCGLPKEEAAMPALSMAGMAMPAYANYIARMQGLAGFKMNMNFGMAGNSALQQQLLASANWPYALAGRYGMQSAAWPFGASSTNQFSAAPKDWRSGDWLCSCGFHNYSSRTQCKQCNAPVPSGIPSTTMKTTVPDTSSTLGTKRLASEELANDWDNKRLNPGNANYPLSTTGADNLFVGIEQGAGSSNGQTPYSKFDNGNSIALPSGQVSAMPGLIGKGAKWREGDWMCSTCNNHNYASRAFCNRCKTQKEASVHPGVL, from the exons atggccggcggcggcggcgcgggctcctccacgggcggtggcggcggcggcggaggggggcgGGAGGGCGACTGGGactgcggcggctgcggcaaCCGCAACTACGCCTTCCGGTCCCTCTGCAACCGCTGCAAGCAGCcccgcctcctcgtcgaccCCAACACCCCGCCCGACTCCAAGTGGCTCCCCCGCGCCGGCGACTGGATCTGCACCG GTTGCAGTAACAATAATTATGCATCCAGAAAGAACTGCAAAAAGTGTGGCCTGCCGAAGGAGGAAGCAGCAATGCCAGCATTATCAATGGCAGGAATGGCCATGCCAGCTTATGCAAATTATATTGCTAGGATGCAAGGCCTTGCTGGCTTTAAGATGAACATGAACTTTGGGATGGCTGGCAATTCTGctttgcagcagcagctactTGCAAGTGCAAACTGGCCTTATGCATTGGCAGGTAGATATGGGATGCAATCTGCTGCCTGGCCATTTGGTGCCAGCAGCACAAATCAGTTTTCAGCTGCTCCAAAAGACTGGCGTAGTGGTGACTGGCTTTGTAGCTGTGGATTTCACAATTACTCATCTCGCACGcag TGTAAACAGTGTAATGCACCTGTACCATCAGGAATTCCCTCCACGACAATGAAAACCACAGTACCAGACACTTCTTCCA CATTAGGTACTAAGCGGTTGGCGTCAGAGGAACTTGCCAATGACTGGGATAACAAGAGGCTTAATCCAGGAAATGCAAACTACCCGCTTTCG ACAACAGGTGCAGATAATTTGTTTGTGGGTATTGAGCAAGGAGCTGGAAGCAGCAATGGTCAGACACCTTATTCCAAGTTTGACAATGGAAACTCAATAGCATTGCCTTCTGGACAGGTCTCAGCAATGCCTGGTCTTATTGGAAAAGG AGCAAAATGGCGTGAAGGAGACTGGATGTGCAGCACCTGCAACAACCACAACTATGCATCTCGAGCCTTTTGCAACAG GTGTAAAACTCAGAAAGAGGCATCGGTTCATCCCGGTGTGCTATAG
- the LOC102719009 gene encoding disease resistance protein RGA2-like codes for MAEVAVGWAISAVGWITSPVVSRLLREGSDLLGVGESERLRAVETRILPRLALLLEQDDRIPPGLGRAHLEQWSTRLRSAFYEAEDIIDVADYHRLEKQVISNSKPAVMPMLDHAKDIMSGKTSKLKKILNNLEKIIEEGSQFLPLLVRTTGNGTSGSDTDISNPANKMIGTITTSSALTEVIIGRDKERDEILRLLHETEDNFEPSSWNKCYSVIGIYGIGGSGKTTLAQHVCSYERRDNYFCLVMWIHVSQSFSVSNIYREMLEAASGEPSHEFCNLDSLQMKLEAALTGKRFLLVLDDVWTEKDVNSRLKLDQLLSPLKVGKRGSKVLITTRFADAAMSLGAQNLMKIPDLNDKDFFQLFMHYALDGVRLESLELEKFQAIGEEIMKKLKGSPLAAKLVGSRLRKQLNAMFWRRVGNQDLLSDTMGALWWSYRQLDGQIKRCFAYCSMFPQGHMFARNELVELWMAEGFIKTANGDEQMEDVGQNYFDELVSCSFLQTRKKDDGDENERFTMHDLLHELAVMVAGNDCFRLEEGENREFPPDACHLFINLYDAVKATRQICKLKKLRTLIFTTTFRGSTITIEALEGMLKKLRKLRVVKVCLDGEMMTIPTSICGLKHLRCLTIHNFGWIKVYLPRKFDKLYHLQILEIPNTGVLRSINVKSMGNLVSLRHVRNPGGWLLSDSSILSFPRIGRLKSLQELSDFSVRKEKGHELEQLKGLNNLRGSLRICGLQNVGSKETALEAKLYDKKHLTELTLAWYHQDQSCNPDLQTEILQGLCPPSQLTQLRVIGYEGWRYPSWLSQNQTSLVKCLQSLDLWRCSNLESLPDIAELFSNLRYLQLISIPKLKGLPRLPDNLKTLHITSCEALVVTCVEDVEMIRSMLFERISRTDGLSLRITRPEEISGFASEQPNMFSAILRDIIGISAPEVGSIENMLSSLLPFISCQTEEENYPQLLLPASLECLRLKGCIITDTVMQNCLRSCTSLTILDLQGVPFCKAIPYGLLKSLVILHVIDCVHFTRLQGLADLNNLRRLSIGNCPNLETLEEADKVQALDCLDVSDITLVPQLLSRSAVQQRRRSTNQRKNLHLSGPFVCQSKSAHEKDYWLTKKGREGRVAMVPRPAPTKMVQDPGRELKMPHRLLNEEKLTDDRNSKHRPDIKDPGVVGEGSNDRALIPEMVRDNKEQKQCQGSYRAPVDPLVSLEES; via the exons ATGGCGGAGGTAGCGGTAGGGTGGGCCATCTCGGCGGTGGGGTGGATCACGTCGCCGGTGGTGAGCAGGCTCCTCCGCGAGGGCTCCGAcctcctcggcgtcggcgaaTCCGAGAGGCTGCGGGCTGTGGAGACCCGAATTCTGCCGCGGCTGGCGCTGCTGCTGGAGCAAGACGACAGGATCCCTCCTGGCCTTGGGAGGGCTCACCTGGAGCAGTGGTCTACCAGGCTCCGATCTGCCTTCTACGAAGCCGAGGACATCATCGACGTCGCCGATTACCATCGCCTCGAGAAGCAG GTCATTTCTAATTCTAAGCCAGCTGTCATGCCAATGCTAGATCATGCAAAAGATATCATGTCAGGCAAAACTAGCAAGTTGAAGAAAATTCTAAATAACTTAGAGAAAATAATTGAAGAAGGGTCACAGTTTTTGCCACTTCTGGTTCGCACAACTGGCAATGGTACAAGTGGCAGTGACACAGACATATCCAATCCTGCTAACAAAATGATTGGAACTATCACGACTTCTTCAGCTCTTACAGAAGTCATAATTGGCAGAGACAAGGAACGTGATGAGATTTTAAGGTTGCTCCATGAAActgaagataattttgaaCCAAGCTCATGGAACAAGTGTTATTCCGTGATAGGCATCTATGGCATCGGTGGTTCTGGGAAGACAACGCTAGCACAGCATGTCTGTAGTTATGAACGGAGGGATAACTACTTTTGCCTTGTCATGTGGATTCATGTTTCTCAAAGTTTTAGTGTGAGCAACATTTATCGAGAGATGCTTGAAGCAGCTTCAGGGGAACCATCCCATGAGTTCTGCAATCTTGATTCTCTACAGATGAAACTAGAGGCAGCATTGACTGGCAAAAGATTCTTGCTAGTACTGGATGACGTCTGGACTGAGAAGGATGTGAATTCACGGTTAAAACTGGATCAACTGCTTTCTCCATTGAAGGTAGGGAAGAGAGGGAGTAAGGTCCTAATCACAACTCGATTCGCTGATGCTGCTATGTCTCTAGGTGCTCAGAACCTCATGAAAATACCCGACTTAAATGACAAGGATTTCTTCCAGCTCTTTATGCATTATGCACTTGATGGCGTGAGGCTTGAGAGCCTAGAACTAGAAAAGTTTCAGGCAATTGGAGAAGAGATCATGAAAAAACTGAAAGGATCTCCATTAGCAGCAAAGCTAGTAGGGTCCCGGCTACGCAAACAATTGAATGCCATGTTTTGGAGAAGGGTTGGAAACCAGGACCTGCTGAGTGATACCATGGGAGCTCTGTGGTGGAGCTACCGGCAGCTGGATGGGCAGATTAAGCGTTGTTTTGCTTACTGTAGCATGTTTCCTCAAGGGCATATGTTTGCACGTAATGAGTTAGTCGAGTTATGGATGGCAGAAGGCTTTATAAAGACAGCCAATGGTGATGAGCAAATGGAAGATGTAGGCCAGAACTACTTTGATGAACTAGTGTCATGCTCATTTctacaaacaagaaaaaaagatgacgGGGATGAGAATGAGAGGTTTACAATGCATGATCTGCTGCATGAATTGGCGGTGATGGTTGCTGGAAATGATTGCTTTCGATTAGAAGAAGGCGAGAACAGAGAATTTCCTCCAGATGCCTGCCATCTTTTTATCAATTTGTATGATGCAGTGAAGGCTACACGGCAGATTTGCAAACTGAAAAAGTTGCGTACACTAATATTCACTACTACTTTTCGTGGATCGACAATAACCATAGAAGCACTTGAGGGCATGCtgaagaaattaagaaaactGCGTGTGGTGAAAGTATGCCTAGATGGTGAAATGATGACGATTCCAACCAGTATTTGTGGCTTAAAACATCTAAGATGTCTCACTATCCACAACTTTGGGTGGATTAAGGTTTACTTGCCAAGAAAGTTTGACAAACTGTATCATTTGCAGATCCTAGAGATCCCTAATACTGGTGTTTTGAGAAGTATCAACGTGAAAAGCATGGGCAACCTGGTCAGTTTGCGGCATGTTAGAAACCCTGGTGGTTGGTTACTCTCCGATTCTTCCATTTTGTCTTTTCCTAGGATTGGGCGGCTGAAATCACTTCAAGAATTAAGTGACTTCTCAGTGAGGAAAGAAAAGGGGCATGAGTTAGAGCAGCTAAAGGGTCTAAATAATCTTCGTGGCTCTCTAAGAATTTGTGGCCTTCAAAATGTAGGAAGCAAGGAAACAGCTCTGGAAGCCAAGCTATATGATAAGAAGCACCTCACAGAATTGACACTTGCATGGTACCACCAGGACCAGAGCTGCAATCCAGACCTCCAAACCGAAATACTTCAGGGCCTGTGTCCACCATCGCAGCTCACACAACTGCGTGTAATTGGCTACGAAGGATGGAGATATCCAAGCTGGTTATCACAAAATCAGACTAGTCTAGTTAAATGCCTACAATCTCTCGATCTGTGGAGATGTTCTAATCTGGAATCTCTTCCAGATATTGCTGAACTTTTCAGTAATCTTCGTTACCTTCAACTCATTAGTATTCCCAAGCTAAAAGGGTTGCCAAGACTTCCGGATAACCTTAAGACGTTACACATAACTTCGTGTGAAGCCCTGGTGGTGACATGTGTGGAAGATGTGGAGATGATAAGGTCAATGCTTTTTGAGAGGATTTCTCGAACTGATGGCCTGTCCTTGAGAATTACACGTCCTGAGGAAATTAGTGGGTTTGCCAGTGAGCAACCTAACATGTTCAGTGCAATCTTGCGCGACATCATAGGCATATCTGCTCCTGAGGTTGGAAGCATTGAAAATATGCTGTCGAGCCTTCTGCCTTTTATCAGTTGTCAGacagaagaagaaaattatCCCCAACTATTGCTTCCTGCATCACTCGAGTGTCTCCGTCTCAAGGGATGCATCATTACAGACACCGTCATGCAAAACTGCTTGCGTAGCTGTACTAGCCTTACGATTTTGGACTTACAGGGAGTACCCTTTTGCAAAGCAATCCCTTACGGCCTGCTCAAGTCTCTAGTCATTCTCCATGTCATCGATTGTGTCCACTTTACTCGGTTGCAAGGCCTAGCTGATCTCAATAACCTGAGACGACTTTCAATTGGAAACTGCCCCAACCTTGAGACCCTTGAAGAGGCCGACAAAGTGCAAGCCCTTGACTGCCTCGACGTTAGTGATATAACCCTTGTGCCACAGCTGCTATCAAG GTCGGCAgtccagcagcgccgccggaGCACGAACCAGAGGAAGAACTTGCACTTGTCTGGGCCCTTTGTGTGCCAAAGCAAGTCGGCACACGAAAAGGACTATTGGCTGACAAAGAAGGGCCGAGAGGGCAGAGTAGCGATGGTCCCTCGTCCAGCGCCAACAAAGATGGTACAGGACCCTGGGCGAGAGCTAAAAATGCCGCACCGCCTCCTAAACGAGGAGAAACTAACCGATGACCGAAATAGTAAGCACCGCCCAGATATCAAAGATCCAGGTGTCGTTGGCGAGGGCAGCAATGACAGAGCACTGATTCCAGAGATGGTGAGGGACAACAAGGAGCAGAAGCAATGCCAAGGAAGCTATCGAGCGCCCGTTGATCCATTAGTTAGCCTAGAAGAGAGCTAA